The genomic window GCCTGAGCCCAGTCTCTTGTCCCCGCAGTCCTGGATCAGTGAGAATGTGGAGGCAGACGCACGCCTCCGCCTGGCCAATGTGTCGGAGCGGGACGGGGGCGAGTACCTCTGTCGAGCCACCAATTTCATAGGCGTGGCTGAGAAGGCCTTTTGGCTGCGTGTTCACGGGCCCCAAGCAGGTAATGACTCtgtcccatgcctgcctggcacGCCAAGCTCCAGCTTCAACACCCTAGCCGTTCACATGCCTGCATGCCCTGCACGACCCATCCTGCTTGACCCTGCCTGTGGCTCGAACTCTACTTGTGATGCCTCAACAATACTGGTAGCCCCCAGTTACCACCAACTGACTGTTTGCTTCAAAGCTCCTCCCCAAAGGCCGTGCTGTCCTCTCGCTTCCCCCACTTGGATACTCGGAAGATCTTTAGAGCCTGTTAGGGGCCATGTCCTGCGCTGTGTGAGCATCGACCTTACACCCATCTCCAGCTGGCTGATGCCTTCTGGCTTCCCCTCTGTACATCTGTCTTGCCCGTCTTTTCATCTGCATCTTTCCTGTTTCTGCACTAACTCTGCATGCTACCTTTTTGTGGCACTGTGCTGCCCACCTGCCTGTTGCTCACCTTGGGACAGAGGACTCGCCACTGGTGGAGGGACTGGCTTCAGGCTCAGTGCCTCCCTCTGTGCAGGAGACAGAGGGCCCTGGGCCTCCGTGGCTGTGGCAGGGCCATGGTGGTGGCCGAGGTTGTGGTGGCGGCGGCGTTTTCCTTGCAGCCTGGCTGGATCATCTCCATGTGGACTGCTGTGGTACCTGCAGGGAGGTGTTGGCACTTGCCTATCGCGCTCTGTTCTCTCTTTGTAGACTGCAGGCGCTAACACCACGGACAAGGAGCTAGAGGTTCTGTCCTTGCACAATGTCACCTTTGAGGACGCGGGGGAGTACACCTGCCTGGCGGGCAATTCTATCGGGTTTTCCCATCACTCTGCGTGGCTGGTGGTGCTGCCAGGTACTGGCTTCTGCTGCTGCTCACGCTGCACCTGTCCTCTTAGGGTGCTGTCTCAGGACATGCCAAAGCTGCCAGGAACTGCAGGGGCCCCTTATAGCTTATTGCTGCCCATCCCGTGAAACTCACCCAGGCCTTGTGCTTGGTATGGGAACATGACCTTGCCCTATTTTGGTCCTGCAAGGGCCTCTTCATTCTCTAGCAGGGCCACCAACAGTCCTTACCTGAGGCTCTGGCATTTCCTGGGTGCCTGGGTAGCAGGTGTGGGTGCTTCTGGCTCTGCTGGGCTTCTCTCCTGGGTGTGTTCCCTGCTGACTCTCAGATGTTTTTTGATGATACTACAAGGTGAGTGGGGGCCATCAGCCCCTTCTCTCCGAGTATGAGTATCCCAggtcccttccctcccccactaGGGCCTGTGGTTCCGGCCGGGGGAAAGTTTGAAAAGGCTGGATGAGGCCCCAAAATTTCTATCTTTGCAGCTGAGGAGGAGCTGATGGAAGCTGATGAGGCTGGCAGCGTGTATGCAGGCGTCCTCAGCTACGGGGTgggcttcttcctcttcatcgTGGTGGTGGCAGCTGTGATACTCTGCCGCCTGCGCAGTCCCCCAAAGAAGGGCCTGGGCTCACCCACTGTGCACAAGGTCTCTCGCTTCCCGCTTAAGCGACAGGTAACAGAAAGTAGATACCAGATTTTGAGCTCCCTGTCCTGCCTTTAGTCCCCTAGAGTCCCAGCAGGGCCTGGGGCCTGCCCAGGACATACTTCTCTGTGGTTGGGTGGGCTGATACCTCCTTATCTCTGATCTCCATGTGGAGCTCAAGTTACTCTGAGGTGCAAAAGCATTTTTAGTCGTCTTCAGTCACCACTGTATAGAAGTCAGAGCAGCCAGCCCTTTTCTTGGCCCCATACCTTGCCTCACAGACTTGACTTTGCCATCCTGGAGGCTCTATCACCCCACCCCTTTTCAATGCCCAGCCCACGTTGTGTGGTACCAACCTGTCCTGATGACCCaagcaggtgtccttggactcTAATTCCTCTATGAACTCCAACACACCCCTCGTCCGGATCGCCCGGCTGTCCTCAGGAGAAGGTCCTGTTCTGGCCAACGTTTCTGAACTTGAGCTGCCTGCTGACCCCAAGTGGGAGCTATCCAGGACCCGGTCAGTGGTGGTGAGGGACAATATGTACTTGGTGGGGTTTAGTATATACCTGGTGGGGGTTCTGGGATTGGGGGCTAGGTGGCTACCAGGCAGGGGCCTGTTGGAGGTATTTCTGAGATACTCCAGGGTGAGGTTTGAGGTGAGCTTTGTCTTCATAAGCAAATGCCCCTAGGGCTTCTGAGATACAGTGGTACGTGAGGGATGGGGGCACTGGGCACATACTCACTGCCTCTGTTTCCATGTCAGGCTGACACTCGGCAAGCCTCTCGGAGAAGGCTGCTTTGGACAGGTCGTCATGGCAGAAGCTATTGGCATTGACAAGGACCACACTGCCAAGCCTGTCACCGTGGCAGTAAAGATGCTGAAAGGTGAAGAGGGAGGGAAGTAGAGGGGGCATTTGAGGGTTATGGGACCATCAGTTGACACTGCTGTTTCCGGCACAGATGATGCCACTGACAAGGACCTGTCGGACCTGGTATCTGAGATGGAGATGATGAAAATGATTGGGAAGCACAAGAACATCATTAACCTGTTGGGGGCCTGCACACAGGGTGGTAGGTCAGGTGGTAGGTGGGCTCGCTAGTGGATGGGGCTCCAGAGTCTCAGCATCTCTCAGATGTCTGTGCTTCCAGGGCCCCTGTATGTGCTGGTGGAGTACGCAGCCAAGGGCAATCTACGGGAGTTCCTTCGGGCACGGCGGCCTCCAGGCATGGACTACTCCTTTGATGCCTGCAGGCTGCCAGAAGAACAGCTTACCTGCAAGGATCTCGTGTCCTGTGCCTACCAGGTGGCACGAGGCATGGAATACTTGGCTTCCCAGAAGGTGGGCAGAGACAGGGCCCAGGCCTGGTGGGGCTTCTCTGGGTGGAAGAATGGGTGATAGCTTGCCTGAGCTGGGAAATGGCAGCTTAGCCCAGGTTCCTTTTGTCTCCTCAGTGTATTCACAGAGACTTGGCTGCCAGAAATGTGCTGGTGACTGAGGACAACGTGATGAAGATAGCAGACTTTGGCCTGGCCCGAGACGTGCACAACCTGGATTATTACAAGAAGACCACAAATGTGAGCCCTGGTCCTGCATGGTTGGGGTGTAGGGCCCATTAGGAGGCCCCACCAGAGAGCCAACACCTCTCCCTCTGCCCAGGGCCGGCTACCTGTGAAGTGGATGGCACCAGAAGCCCTTTTTGACCGAGTCTACACCCACCAGAGTGATGTGTATGTGTCCCCACATAGGATTGGGGTAGGGAGATCTGAAGACAGGCAAGGCGTGAGTTGCACTTGTGCAGCCTTCAGGGTTCTGGTCCCCTCATTGGGCCACCAGTATAGTCCTGGCTTCTCCTTATCCTGGTGCCCCATTTTGCCCATCAGTGGTGTGTTGTAAGGGGCCAGGAGTAACAGGCCTTCTGTCCTCATTCCCCCACAGCTGGTCCTTTGGTGTCCTTCTCTGGGAGATCTTTACGCTGGGGGGCTCACCGTATCCGGGCATCCCAGTGGAAGAGCTTTTCAAGCTGTTGAAAGAGGGCCACCGCATGGATAAGCCAGCCAACTGCACACATGACCTGTGAGCCTTGCTCATTCCTCTACCCAGTCCCTGGGGTGGCAGGATTCCTACCAGGGCCCTTGGGATGTGTAGGGGACTGGTGGCCTGGGGGGAGGTAGGGACGAACAGCAGGCCAGGGACCCACAGCTGTACTTGCACAGGTACATGATCATGAGAGAATGTTGGCATGCAGTGCCTTCACAGAGGCCCACCTTCAAGCAGTTAGTAGAGGATTTAGACCGCATCCTCACTGTGACATCAACTGACGTAAGTGTCACTCAGTCCTGCCCCCTCTGAGGTTGCCTTGCTTACTGTGGGTGTCACAATTTAGCGCTCCAGTGGAGGGACTGGCTTTAGGGGGCATAGCCTGAACATAGATGGTGTGGGATAGAAGGGTGTGCATGCTAAGAGAAAGTTCTGACAATCGTGTCCACCAAACAGGAGTACTTGGACCTCTCTGTGCCATTTGAGCAGTACTCGCCAGGTGGCCAGGATACTCCTAGCTCCAGCTCGTCCGGGGATGACTCTGTATTCACTCATGACCTGCTACCCCCAGGCCCACCCAGTAATGGGGGACCTCGGACGTGAAGGGCCAACAGTCCCACAGACCAAGCCCCAGCCAATGTTTACGCGGACCCTAGCCCGCCCTGCTACTGCTGGTGTGCAGTGGACTCAGCCAGCCCAGTGCGATGGGCCAACAATAGACAAGACTTCTGTGTGTTTATCCTTGGCTCCTGGGTGCAGAGGCCCCTTGGGAACATGCACTGCTGTATAGTGATCTCCTGACTGGCCAGGAGCACCAAATGAGAATGTAAGAGGCCCACCCTGTGCAACCCTGGGCTTCTGGCTccctcatcccccactgctacctTACAGGGACCATTGTAGAGGGGCTAGACTCCATGTCCAGAGTGGGCCTTGGCCTTTTTGGTGCCCAAAGCTGAGCCTGCAGGGAGGCTCTGCTCTTATGTGGCAAGCCTCTCTGCTACATGGCACCTTGTGCCTGGAGGTGAGTCATAGCTAGACTCCTCCAGGCTGCCTGCTTCCCATCCTGTCCCTCAGAGACAAATTACGGGTACCTGAAGGGGGGGCCATAATGTCTATCAGAAAGGTTTATTCCAGaggaaaatgtacatttatataaatagatgttgtgtatgatatatatatatatatatacatacatatatataagaaAATCTATATGGAAAAAGGCAAAGCTGAGGCCCAAGTGAGCAAGATACTCCATGGAGCTCACTAGTAAAATGGCAAGAGCAGGCTGAGAAGCAAGGGGCTTTTCTGGCACCGCAGTTTTGTTTGTACCTGGACCTGTATATTTGTAAAGCTATTTATCAACCCTCAGAGCTCCAGTCCCCGACCCCAGGTTCATAGCATTTAGTCCCGAGGTATTGCAGAAATTCTAAGTTGTAACTTATTAACAGCTGAAGATGTTTATGCTGAATTTAGGGAGTTGCTGAGAGCGTGCGTCTGGCCTCCATCAAGGCTGGACCATGGCCCCTTGGCACTTGAGTGGCTCCTAGTTAGAGCTGGCTCCATTGCCTTTGACCCTCTTTTGTGGGGGATTAGAGTTTTATAGGAACTTTCTTtaggggatttttaaaaatttcaaggtGAACTGGTATTTTTCATACAGATTATTCTAATTGCTATGTATTCCAGGCAGGAGCCTGTGCCCAGGGAGGGGTTGGCCCTGCAAGAAGGTTCAGATGTTAATAGATATGTTACAAGTTTATCTATAATTTATTGAGTTTTTACAAGTTGTTTTGCTGTAGGCTTAACACTTCCTATACAGTGCTTCTAGACTTTTATAGCCTAGACTGCTACCTTTCAAAGCTTGGGAGACAGTGGTGAATGcaattttgttactttttgtaCTGTTACTGGGCCCTAGGCTTGGGTGGCTGTCCCTTGCCTGTCAGCCAGCAGGGTCAGGACAGTGGCTCAGGGTGATTTTCTTGGGGCCTAGCACATGGGTTTGTCAGCCCACGCTGGCAGATGTGGTTTTGTTAACACAGCCAACTTACtttccaaaaaaataaagataactgGTTCTGATTTCCATGAGTGCTTCACTTTCTGTTTTGAGACCTGTACAGCTGTGTCCTTGTTGCCTGTGGGGACAGGTTCTGGGGTACATTCCCAGGGGAGGAGGGATAATAGCACCTGGGGATTCAGCAGCCTCTGGCTGGTCCCTAGAAGAAGGTACTAGTCCCAGGCTCCAAGGAGGactgtctttgcttttctttctcaggGTAAGGACAGCTGAGGAAGTGTTTGGGTCTCTTCAGtcccctggctggcctggtggGAGGGATCTTATGAGGACAGGGTACTTAATTATAGTTGAAAGTCCTCTGGGGAAAAGGCAGGTAGCCAAACCCCATGTTTAAGCAATCTAcattgagccaggcatggtgcaagtgacctctgtatttttttttttttcttttgtgtttcgagacagggtttctctgtgtagtcctggctgtcctggaactcactctgtagaccaggctggcctcgaactcagaaatccgcctgcctctgcctcccaagtgctgggattaaaggcgtgcaccaccaactCCCGGCAACCTCTGTATTTAAGGCGAAGATAAtgagtctacataatgagttccaggacaacgtGTAGACAACTTAGTGTTTCCTTCCTACATTCATTTTGTCTATCATACTTTCTAACCTTGGGAGAAGACCTGGGGCTGAATGAACGTGCACCCTGGTTCCACCCTTGCTAGGATCAAGCCTACCTTCTAGGTGAgggcatttttgtttttaaagtcaagATGACTTGGCTCCAGACTGAAATAGAAGCTTGAGATCTTCAGGGAGGCCTTGGCTCTCTGTTGGTTACCCACAGCATCGTCTTGAGGGACACCAGATAGTTTCAAGGACTCAGAGCCACACAGACATATGATGATAGTGACTAGGCAGATGGCAGAGGATCTGACTAAAGCCTGCAGAacagcatgtgtgcatatatcagtacgtgtgtgcaagtatgtgtagGGGAGTGGCACCAGGAGGATGCATTCTTATCCCTGAAACTAGATCAACTACCCAAGATAGCTGTGTGGCAGCCTGTAGCGCCCTCTAGTGCCATTCTGAGCATAGCTTTGTATGTTAATCTGGGAGCCCTTTTCAAGTCCAGGGCTCTTGGCAATCTAGGGAAAGCTAGCATCAACGTGTTGGTCCATGGGGACAGGAGTGGTCCTGAGAGGGACGGGGGCCATAGGTGAGGCTACTGCACCACCAGGATTTCCTGGGTGGTCACTGCCCTGTGAGAACACAGTAAGTGTGGCTATGTCACCAAACACTGGATTTGCACTCAGATCTCCCATGAACTAAGTCAGGTTCCTTTTGCTGTGCAGTCTCCTCTGGAGGAAGTCTATTCCACTGCATTACCTTTTGAACATGGGTAGTAATGATGGTGGATggtttcctggcttgctctggCTAGTATCAGGAACAGGCTGGCTCCCAGGAAACTCCTGCTTACTGTCACCGACCAGTGGCTGGCTATCATCCTGGGTTAGGGTAGGTCCTAGTGTTCTGAAGACCACCAGCAAGAATTCTCTGATTTGTAGAGATGACTCTGATTTATTTAGAGTATTttctgctctagcagaggactcGGTTttattcccaatacccacatgatGGTCAAAACCGTAATTCCAATTTCGGGGGATATAATCTTCTGGTCTGCGGGCACTGGAGGTACACATGGTACGCgtacatacttgcaggcaaaacagataaaaaaaattatcttcccAAGAAGGGAAGAAACAAGTTGTGTGTCAAATGTCCTGTTTTTCCAGTGAGACTCAGGCATGATCACACACCCACTCCCTGGCACACAAGGCTTTTCTCAAGAGTCACGTAGGGATGGGACCTGAATTTACTGTCTAAGTCGACCTCATCGGAACTTTGCTTTGTTCTCAATATAGCCATGGGCGTGCTGTGCCCTTTAAATGACTGTCCTTCACCAACAAGCAGTTCCTACCCTTGCTCTGAGACTTGTACTTCTTGAGCCTGGGGACCAATGTCACCTCAGTCAAGCATTCTAGAAGACACCAAGAATGGCTACAGGAGGCCACACACTACATTCTGGTGTCCTGGGCTCAGGGCAGCTGCCACTGATAAGATCAGAAGATGAATACTGTAACTTTATCCTAACACCCAGACCCACCTCCCAGCTAAGGTCCCAAAAGCAAGCACAAGGTGGGGCTTGGGGAATTGCCTCCACCAGGCCCTCTGTCCTCCATACAACCCCATGGCTGGATCCTGTCTCTGGACTGAGCAGTAGATTCTGTGTGGGCACAGACCACATTTCCATGGGATTCCCAGCCAAGGTCCTAGCTCCTGCCCACCCTGTATAGCTCTTGAGAAGAAAAGGTTGGGCTATGAGCTGACTAGTCTGTGGTCATCTGAGCATTGGCAGGCTGGGAGAGCCTGGTTAGGTGTGGAAACTACCAACTTGAACACACTATTATACAGCAGACAGGTCATCAGTGGCACTTTATTCAGTCAATTCCTTACATCAAGGtgtttagaaaatatcatcatgcaGCCTGCTAGCCCCACAGGGCCCTGGGTTAGCCTAGAGTCTAAGAAGTCCTTCCTTGTCAGATTCTACAAAACAGGGCTGTATCACAGGATGAGGGTATACGGGCTTCCTCAGATAGGTCACACAAGCCATGAGCCTGAAACCAAGGCTTGAACCCCCAAATGTGAGGTGGCACTCACCTAGGGGCTGAGGGGAGGGTCAAGACCCACTAAAATCTGAGCACACCTGGTGGCCACAACACAATCATTAGAGTTTAAGGTGGTCTGAGTTTCCATTCAATTTCTCGGATTGCTCAGGGTTCAGAAGTATCACTCTGGGCTGTTACATGAACATGGAAGATGTCTATACATGATTTAGCTGGAGGCTCTGGGACCcctggaaggcagaagagggtacAGAACTTGTTCCTCTACCATGGTCCTAGGACGCACAGCCCAAGACCATGAGAATGGCTTTTAAGAACTGCATGGTGTCCTTCACATTAagatgttaaaagtccaaaaggAGCCTGGAATTTAGGTGCCAGCTTCCCAGATTCTGTGTGGAAAGGGGTTTTGGAGTGGAGAGAGGAAACACCAGACTCTCCTGTGTTGAAaccttaatttcatttaaaagatgCAGACATCTCAACTCTTGAACATACGCTCTGGGCAAGTGCTGAGGTGCAGGGCAGTTATGATAGATGAAACACCAACTTTCAAATGCTCAGCCTGAGTACAGTTCTCAGTCCTGGATCTGccatttcttttttggggggtggtggtggtggtagtggtagtggttcaggacagggtttctttgtgtggcgCTGgccattcacctgcctctgccttctgaggatTAAAGGCTGCactgccatcactgcctggtgGATCTGGTGTTTCTAATCCTGACCCAGCTGTACTACTTAAGGTCAAGCAGTGAAGCAAACAGATGTGGGGACAACTCCAAAACCCAAGGGAAGTATCAACTGGTAGACCTTCTAGCACATGTGTTTGCTAAGGTGCTGCAGTGGGGTGATGGCGTGACCCGTGAGGACAGAGTCCAGAGTGGAGGTTAGAGGGAATTCCCGAGTCAGCAGCGGCCAGCGCGGCCACCAACAGTGCCCTGTAATACAAAAAAAGGATGAAGACCATGGGTAGACACAGGGCAGGCTCCAGAGTGCTGGTCACAGAAGATACCCTCTACAGTGGGGACATACTGGTAACCATAACCTTGCCCTTGTAGAGACACCAGGATTCAGTTGTGACCATGGAGTGACTAGGCTCCTCCCGCTGCTGCTCTGCAGTTACAGTCTACATGCAAGAGTCATCTCATTCCTGCTCAGCATCATATGTTTCCTTTAACAGTCAAGAAAGAAGTttcaagaaactgaaagaaaggtcCATTCTGCTTGCTGCGTCTCTGTACATGTTCCAAATCCTGTCTGGAGTCAACAATCTCTTTTTTCCTGGACAGGGTCTTACTGAGTAGCCCAAGTGGAACTCACgatcttcctctctctgtgctcccaggatggGGTTACAACATGAAGGTGGTGGTGAGGCCACAGGACACCCTGGCCTGTCCAAGGAGCCATTTCCAAATGAGAAAGGCTAGCGGCCACTCAGCAAAGAGCTCTGGACCATCGACTCAGAGGGGTGCCAGTGAGCTGCTGGTGGGCAGGGACCACCATGCTGAAAGCTCTGTGGCAGCAAAGGACTACTTCCTCACTCCTTGGTGGCTGGTGCACAGCCATGAGCGTTTGTGCTAAAGATGTTGGAGCCTTGAGCCAACAGCATACAGAAATTCCCCTGTGAATCTCCATCTTGCACACTGTTCTGTGAGATGGGACTTGAATTTTATGTTAAAAGCCACACAAACCCTTAGGTATATTCAAGTTGCAGACGTCAGTTCTATCCCCTGGGCCTGCTCAGCAATGTGGATGCACAACagaaaagatttcattttctttctttcttttttggtctggtttttcgagacagggtttctctgtgtagtcctggctgtcctggaactcactcggtagaccaggctggcctcaaactcagaaatccgcctgcctctgcctcccaagtgctgggattaaaggcatgtgccaccactgcccaacaagaTTTCATTTTCAAAGTCTCTTGAATGTGTGTCACCCACTATATTAGGAATTACTCATGAATTAGGCGGACGGTCATGTATGAAAATTTAGTACTAGTCAGTTAAAGAATTATTAAGTAGACATCAATGGTGAATTGAGAGCGCTCTAGTCAAAATGCCTTGGAATCCATACAGGGCACAGACACTGCTGTCAGGGACCTGCGGTTAAGACAACTCTGGAGGTGTGAGCAGACAGATCTATGTACGCTGGCATTTAGGAATCTCAATCCCTCAGACTGATGGCAGTGTCTTCAGAGCAGAGCGGCCTGCATTTGTATTTGACTAACTCCTAGCCCGAGGCCTCTGAGgacacacaggcacatcctcTTGGGTCCACACAGGTGCTGGGGGGCCAGTTGGTTCtcactctcctctcacaggatggaGGCTCGCTCCAATCCTGTAAGGACATATACAGAGAAATGCCTTCCTACCGAGCCTGGCCAGAGCCATCTCTGAAGCTAGAGGTCAGTGTGGGGCTATGATCCTATTGGCAGCTGTACCTTAACCCAAGTTAGAGCCGGTTAGTACCACACCATGGCATGAGTCCAGACACAGCCACCCTCTCCTGCTCCAGCTGGACTGAATCTTCGTGGaatgatgaaaattaaaaatggctTCATTATGGAAGTTTCTGATTTATTCCAGACAAAATATTAGATTTGTCACTAAGAATCAGCTCAAAGCAATCACTGTGTCATGCCACCGTGCTGGCGCAGCATGAGAACGGCAAACCTTGTAAGACTGAAAGCCGGCAGTTCTAATTCTTCACTTCTGCCgcctctttctcagccttttccttggccttttctttctcttccaccttttcttccttctctagtGTAGCCACAATTTCGGCTACCTGGGTGGTAGAAATCTGAACATCTTCTTTGTTCACCAAGTCGATTACCTACACACACAGGGAAGGGAGACTTAGGAGGTGCTCCACCACCTAACCATCTGCTGACACTCAACAGCTCTGGGAGACAGCACCTGACTCCTCCTCTGAGCCTTCCTCTTGGCGGGGCACTTGCCATTTTACTGCTTGCTATGGGTATCTGGGTTTCACCTGTGTCTCTGGCACTCAAGTCTCAGACCTCCAAGTGCCATAGACTTCACAGCAAGGGCGTGGCATCAACTCCCTATTCCAGCCAGCACGGCTGCTACTAGAAGCCTTGGACCTTCCCTGAACATGGCTTCCCGGGTACAGCAAGGGGCAGGCACTGGGGTACATCTGTTTTTGCCATGTAGCCTGAggggaaaatatgaaaaattctCATCATGTATGTATAATAGTAGCTGTTTTAAAATGGAACTAAAGGAAATTAACCAATATTTCTGGCTATATATAGAAAAGTCACAACCTTGCCAGGTGTACTGAGAACCATGATGACagtggcaattttttttttccctcaaaaccATGACTTATAATTTAAGTAGGTCCATGACAATTTGCAGGCTGGAATTCAGACTTCCCCTAGAGGCTGGCTCTTGACTCAGATCTTGTGGGCTGATGTACCTGGAGCTTAGCCACTATCCCTACAAGCTCTACCTACTCAAATGTCTCTCAGGTCTCAAGGGGTCCTGGCAGAGGTGTTTACCCTATTCCTCAGATCTAATAGGGATGCAAGGTCCTACAGTATAAACAGTGTAAGGCGGCAGGCTAGAGTGTACCTGCGGCAGGCCAGGGGCATTTTCTTATCTCACCAGTATGTCTGGAACTTTAGTAACTTCTTAATTCCAGTATGATTTCAAATGAGAGCAAAAGGCAAATCTGACTTCCTAATAGTCTTCTTttcaaaagaatttatttattatgtacattggtgttttgcctgtatgcatgtctgtgaggatgccagatcctctggagctagagtttcagactgttgtgagctgccatgtgggggtAGGAATTGAACCTCTTTCCTCTGTAGGAGCAGCTAGTACCCTTAACTAAAGACTGAGCCGTTTCTCCCGATAGTCTTAAAGCTCTGAATAAGTAGACCCCCCACAAACCCCTGGGCCCTAAACCAGGAAAGCAGCCATGCCGGGCTGGCTCAGTGTGCACTGAGACCCACCTTAACAAGGTCATCGATGTTGATATTGCCATCCTTATTTTCATCCAGGGCTGAGGTCAAACTGATCAGCTTGTGTTCTGGAATGTGCTTGATTTGCTTCATGGCGCTGATGAGCTCACCGACACTGATGACGCTCTCCCTGGGGAGTACAGCCTCCATGTGACATTGGCCAGGTGCTTGGTCTCATGCCTTACCCACAGCTCTTCCCATAAGCTCTGAATCTAGAGCCATGCATGAACTGGAAATATCA from Arvicanthis niloticus isolate mArvNil1 chromosome 7, mArvNil1.pat.X, whole genome shotgun sequence includes these protein-coding regions:
- the Fgfr3 gene encoding fibroblast growth factor receptor 3 isoform X7, whose translation is MIVPACVLVFCVAVVAGATSEPPGPEQRVVRRVAEVPGPEPSQQEQVAFGSGDTVELSCHPPGGAPTGPTVWAKDGAGLVASHRILVGPQRLQVLNASQEDAGVYSCQQRLTRRVLCHFSVRVTDAPSSGDDEDGEDVAEDTGAPYWTRPERMDKKLLAVPAANTVRFRCPAAGNPTPSISWLKNGKEFRGEHRIGGIKLRHQQWSLVMESVVPSDRGNYTCVVENKFGSIRQTYTLDVLERSPHRPILQAGLPANQTAILGSDVEFHCKVYSDAQPHIQWLKHVEVNGSKVGPDGTPYVTVLKTAGANTTDKELEVLSLHNVTFEDAGEYTCLAGNSIGFSHHSAWLVVLPAEEELMEADEAGSVYAGVLSYGVGFFLFIVVVAAVILCRLRSPPKKGLGSPTVHKVSRFPLKRQQVSLDSNSSMNSNTPLVRIARLSSGEGPVLANVSELELPADPKWELSRTRLTLGKPLGEGCFGQVVMAEAIGIDKDHTAKPVTVAVKMLKDDATDKDLSDLVSEMEMMKMIGKHKNIINLLGACTQGGPLYVLVEYAAKGNLREFLRARRPPGMDYSFDACRLPEEQLTCKDLVSCAYQVARGMEYLASQKCIHRDLAARNVLVTEDNVMKIADFGLARDVHNLDYYKKTTNGRLPVKWMAPEALFDRVYTHQSDVWSFGVLLWEIFTLGGSPYPGIPVEELFKLLKEGHRMDKPANCTHDLYMIMRECWHAVPSQRPTFKQLVEDLDRILTVTSTDEYLDLSVPFEQYSPGGQDTPSSSSSGDDSVFTHDLLPPGPPSNGGPRT
- the Fgfr3 gene encoding fibroblast growth factor receptor 3 isoform X1: MGPEAKDTKGNHSPLCVPRPTGGATRAAPSRARLQRGKAEQRSDGRPCKGRFSLEVPGPEPSQQEQVAFGSGDTVELSCHPPGGAPTGPTVWAKDGAGLVASHRILVGPQRLQVLNASQEDAGVYSCQQRLTRRVLCHFSVRVTDAPSSGDDEDGEDVAEDTGAPYWTRPERMDKKLLAVPAANTVRFRCPAAGNPTPSISWLKNGKEFRGEHRIGGIKLRHQQWSLVMESVVPSDRGNYTCVVENKFGSIRQTYTLDVLERSPHRPILQAGLPANQTAILGSDVEFHCKVYSDAQPHIQWLKHVEVNGSKVGPDGTPYVTVLKSWISENVEADARLRLANVSERDGGEYLCRATNFIGVAEKAFWLRVHGPQAAEEELMEADEAGSVYAGVLSYGVGFFLFIVVVAAVILCRLRSPPKKGLGSPTVHKVSRFPLKRQQVSLDSNSSMNSNTPLVRIARLSSGEGPVLANVSELELPADPKWELSRTRLTLGKPLGEGCFGQVVMAEAIGIDKDHTAKPVTVAVKMLKDDATDKDLSDLVSEMEMMKMIGKHKNIINLLGACTQGGPLYVLVEYAAKGNLREFLRARRPPGMDYSFDACRLPEEQLTCKDLVSCAYQVARGMEYLASQKCIHRDLAARNVLVTEDNVMKIADFGLARDVHNLDYYKKTTNGRLPVKWMAPEALFDRVYTHQSDVWSFGVLLWEIFTLGGSPYPGIPVEELFKLLKEGHRMDKPANCTHDLYMIMRECWHAVPSQRPTFKQLVEDLDRILTVTSTDEYLDLSVPFEQYSPGGQDTPSSSSSGDDSVFTHDLLPPGPPSNGGPRT
- the Fgfr3 gene encoding fibroblast growth factor receptor 3 isoform X4, translated to MGPEAKDTKGNHSPLCVPRPTGGATRAAPSRARLQRGKAEQRSDGRPCKGRFSLEVPGPEPSQQEQVAFGSGDTVELSCHPPGGAPTGPTVWAKDGAGLVASHRILVGPQRLQVLNASQEDAGVYSCQQRLTRRVLCHFSVRVTDAPSSGDDEDGEDVAEDTGAPYWTRPERMDKKLLAVPAANTVRFRCPAAGNPTPSISWLKNGKEFRGEHRIGGIKLRHQQWSLVMESVVPSDRGNYTCVVENKFGSIRQTYTLDVLERSPHRPILQAGLPANQTAILGSDVEFHCKVYSDAQPHIQWLKHVEVNGSKVGPDGTPYVTVLKTAGANTTDKELEVLSLHNVTFEDAGEYTCLAGNSIGFSHHSAWLVVLPAEEELMEADEAGSVYAGVLSYGVGFFLFIVVVAAVILCRLRSPPKKGLGSPTVHKVSRFPLKRQVSLDSNSSMNSNTPLVRIARLSSGEGPVLANVSELELPADPKWELSRTRLTLGKPLGEGCFGQVVMAEAIGIDKDHTAKPVTVAVKMLKDDATDKDLSDLVSEMEMMKMIGKHKNIINLLGACTQGGPLYVLVEYAAKGNLREFLRARRPPGMDYSFDACRLPEEQLTCKDLVSCAYQVARGMEYLASQKCIHRDLAARNVLVTEDNVMKIADFGLARDVHNLDYYKKTTNGRLPVKWMAPEALFDRVYTHQSDVWSFGVLLWEIFTLGGSPYPGIPVEELFKLLKEGHRMDKPANCTHDLYMIMRECWHAVPSQRPTFKQLVEDLDRILTVTSTDEYLDLSVPFEQYSPGGQDTPSSSSSGDDSVFTHDLLPPGPPSNGGPRT